The Macaca thibetana thibetana isolate TM-01 chromosome 19, ASM2454274v1, whole genome shotgun sequence genome has a segment encoding these proteins:
- the PGPEP1 gene encoding pyroglutamyl-peptidase 1 isoform X3 — protein sequence MATTVTLEKCGHNKGYKGLDNCRFCPGSQCCVEDGPESIDSIIDMDAVCKRVTTLGLDVSVTISQDAGRYLCDFTYYTSLYQSHGRSAFVHVPPLGKPYNADQLGRALRAIIEEMLDLLEQSEGKINYCHKH from the exons ATGGCGACCACAGTCACACTGGAGAAATGTGGACACAACAAGGGCTACAAGGGGCTGGACAACTGCCGCTTCTGCCCCGGCTCCCAGTGCTGCGTGGAGGATGGGCCTGAAAGCATTGACTCCATCATCGACATGGACGCTGTGTGCAAGCGAGTCACCACGTTGGGCCTGGATGTGTCGGTGACCATCTCACAGGATGCTGGCAG ATATCTCTGCGACTTTACGTACTACACCTCTCTGTACCAGAGTCACGGTCGATCAGCCTTCGTCCACGTGCCCCCTCTGGGGAAGCCATACAACGCAGACCAGCTGGGCAGGGCACTGAGAGCCATCATTGAGGAGATGCTGGACCTCCTGGAGCAGTCAGAGGGCAAAATCAACTATTGCCACAAACACTGA